Proteins from a genomic interval of Methanofollis formosanus:
- the smc gene encoding chromosome segregation protein SMC, whose amino-acid sequence MYITGIEIDNFKSFAKKTRIPFLEGFSVISGPNGSGKSNIIDSLLFALALSNSRGLRAEKLTDLINLNSGKNTAEVAITFSDGTEIRRRIKRTASNYYSYNYLNGKLVKQNDIVDFLAKFGVKPEGYNVVMQGDITRIMEMSDFERRKIIDEIAGVAEFEGKKVRALDELEVVRERIEREEVVLFELNARLEELKHEREQALAYRHWQEEFEHFKSCRAAAQLRDMEKEHASILSKTAEAETDLERALSDLGIEQNDLEYLRGDLKEVDAEINEKSGSEYLKMISALEGARGRIKVAEATIVRLKKEKEGNLEGINRAFLDEKRASERVQECTTQVRTLSVDRANLSMELAGVQASVGNLEAEIARGGKAAEDLKEHLFSLIREVEEKKGTRSEYLHRQDLLIEKSRMRTSEIERLQGRLTEVRSGGESLAAEIEKAQKASADLVEKKGALDRDLSKAESALFARRSSLECIRKEVQDAERELMRLEAQQQSRGGVGGPALEAVLGMDGVCGTVAQLGRTPPEYATALDVAAGGKLRYVVAESDGVASEAIRYLKEQRLGRLTFLPMNKLKGREYPPVREPGVIGYAKDLLSFDPEYDLAFQQVFGSTVVVDTLENARRLMGRYRMVTLEGELLERSGAMTGGYLKKKQQGGFGAAVEDEIARLSMSLAEKREEATEFERSVARLTSEAEDLRKQRSGIEQEAARYAMVLEEYERRAASRQGDEEELVASLAALRAEVEESAGELASVEAALDGVGDDLAALDRQVAALKQRLEDTEIPRLTEELGQKRRECEGIERRLRNKEADIADAQRERQYFERRVEELAAERERLAGKNAGIDAEVMGAEAEIESARAEIAGLEERQKAFSAELDELRKKREEVAEAIAGAEKRCAGLNAKADRIRLLIVSYQEKAAGLAAEIEGLREQAGEGTDLSLTEIEDGIAEAERNLRAIGAVNMLAIEEYGRVCDRIEERTGKKDVLSAERTSILERIEHFDTLKYDSFMEAFRAIDANFREVFARLTAGSGNLNLENEEDPFSGGLTFAVQPRGKKVQLLSALSGGEKSLTTLAFLFSIQKYMPAPFYAFDEVDMFLDGSNVEQVAAMIRELSRNAQFISVSLRKPMIERADRIMGVTIRPDKSTLVTGVENHA is encoded by the coding sequence GTGTACATTACCGGGATTGAGATCGATAACTTCAAGTCTTTTGCAAAAAAGACCAGAATCCCTTTTTTAGAGGGGTTTTCTGTCATCTCCGGCCCGAACGGTTCTGGAAAAAGCAATATTATCGACAGTCTCCTCTTCGCCCTGGCCCTCTCCAACTCGCGCGGCCTGCGGGCCGAGAAACTGACCGACCTTATCAACCTCAATTCTGGCAAAAACACCGCCGAAGTTGCGATCACCTTCTCTGACGGGACCGAGATCAGGCGGCGGATCAAACGAACGGCGTCGAACTATTATTCATACAACTATCTCAACGGCAAACTCGTCAAGCAGAACGATATCGTCGACTTCCTCGCGAAGTTCGGGGTCAAACCCGAAGGATATAATGTGGTGATGCAGGGCGACATCACCAGGATCATGGAGATGAGCGACTTCGAGCGTCGCAAGATCATCGACGAGATCGCCGGTGTCGCGGAGTTCGAGGGGAAGAAGGTCCGCGCCCTCGACGAACTCGAGGTGGTGCGCGAGCGGATCGAGCGGGAAGAGGTGGTGCTCTTTGAGCTCAACGCGAGGCTCGAGGAACTGAAGCACGAGCGCGAGCAGGCACTGGCATATCGGCACTGGCAGGAAGAATTCGAGCACTTCAAGAGTTGCCGCGCCGCGGCGCAGCTGCGCGATATGGAGAAAGAGCACGCGTCCATTCTTTCAAAGACTGCGGAGGCCGAGACCGATCTTGAACGGGCGCTATCCGATCTCGGGATCGAGCAGAACGACCTTGAGTACCTGCGCGGCGACCTCAAAGAGGTCGATGCCGAGATCAATGAGAAGAGCGGGAGCGAGTACCTGAAGATGATCTCGGCCCTGGAAGGTGCCAGGGGCAGGATCAAGGTCGCGGAAGCGACGATCGTGCGGTTGAAGAAAGAGAAAGAGGGGAACCTCGAGGGGATCAACCGTGCGTTCCTTGACGAGAAGCGGGCTTCGGAACGGGTCCAGGAATGTACCACGCAGGTTCGGACCCTCTCGGTCGACCGGGCCAACCTCTCGATGGAACTCGCGGGGGTGCAGGCGTCGGTCGGGAACCTGGAGGCCGAGATCGCACGCGGGGGGAAGGCGGCGGAAGACCTGAAGGAGCACCTCTTCTCGCTGATCCGCGAGGTCGAAGAGAAGAAGGGAACGCGCTCGGAGTATCTTCATCGGCAGGATCTCCTGATCGAGAAGAGCCGGATGCGGACGTCTGAGATCGAACGGCTCCAGGGTCGCCTTACCGAGGTGCGGTCAGGAGGCGAGAGTCTTGCTGCCGAGATCGAGAAGGCGCAGAAGGCGTCGGCCGACCTGGTGGAGAAGAAGGGTGCCCTTGACCGCGACCTCTCGAAGGCCGAGAGTGCCCTTTTTGCCAGGCGTTCGTCTCTGGAATGTATCCGCAAGGAGGTCCAGGATGCCGAGCGGGAGTTGATGCGGCTCGAGGCGCAGCAGCAGTCGCGCGGCGGGGTGGGGGGCCCCGCGCTCGAGGCGGTCCTCGGAATGGATGGGGTCTGTGGGACGGTGGCGCAGCTCGGCAGGACGCCGCCCGAGTATGCCACCGCGCTGGATGTTGCAGCCGGCGGGAAGCTGCGCTATGTCGTCGCCGAGAGCGACGGCGTGGCTTCGGAGGCGATCCGATACCTCAAGGAGCAGCGGCTCGGGCGGCTCACGTTCCTGCCGATGAACAAACTGAAAGGGCGAGAGTATCCTCCGGTGCGCGAGCCCGGCGTGATTGGGTATGCAAAGGATCTCCTCTCCTTCGACCCTGAGTATGACCTCGCCTTCCAACAGGTCTTTGGTTCGACCGTGGTCGTCGATACCCTGGAGAATGCTCGGCGGCTGATGGGCCGGTACCGGATGGTTACGCTGGAGGGCGAACTGCTGGAGCGGTCCGGGGCCATGACCGGTGGGTACCTGAAGAAGAAGCAGCAGGGAGGGTTCGGCGCGGCGGTCGAGGACGAAATTGCACGGTTGTCGATGTCTCTCGCGGAGAAACGGGAGGAGGCCACAGAGTTCGAGCGTTCGGTCGCCCGCCTCACCTCGGAAGCCGAGGACCTGCGGAAGCAGCGGTCCGGGATCGAGCAGGAGGCGGCGCGGTATGCGATGGTCCTCGAGGAGTATGAGCGGCGGGCGGCCTCCAGGCAGGGCGATGAAGAGGAACTTGTCGCCTCGCTTGCCGCGCTCAGGGCCGAGGTGGAGGAGAGTGCCGGCGAACTTGCCTCAGTCGAGGCCGCGCTCGACGGCGTGGGGGACGACCTTGCCGCCCTCGACCGGCAGGTCGCGGCCCTCAAGCAGAGACTGGAGGACACCGAGATCCCCAGGCTCACCGAGGAGTTGGGGCAGAAGCGTCGTGAGTGCGAGGGGATCGAGCGCCGCCTCCGGAACAAGGAGGCCGATATCGCCGATGCCCAGCGCGAGCGGCAGTACTTCGAGCGGCGGGTGGAAGAACTCGCCGCCGAACGCGAGCGGCTTGCCGGGAAGAATGCCGGGATCGATGCCGAGGTCATGGGGGCGGAGGCGGAGATCGAATCGGCCCGGGCCGAGATCGCCGGGCTTGAGGAGCGGCAGAAGGCGTTCTCCGCCGAACTCGACGAACTGCGGAAAAAACGTGAAGAGGTTGCTGAAGCAATCGCCGGGGCCGAGAAGCGGTGTGCCGGGCTGAATGCAAAGGCCGACCGGATCCGTCTGCTGATCGTCTCCTACCAGGAGAAGGCCGCGGGGCTGGCGGCAGAGATCGAGGGGCTGCGCGAACAGGCGGGTGAAGGGACTGACCTCTCCCTCACCGAGATCGAGGACGGGATCGCTGAGGCGGAACGGAACCTGCGCGCGATCGGAGCGGTGAACATGCTGGCCATCGAGGAATATGGGCGGGTATGTGACCGTATCGAGGAGCGGACCGGGAAGAAGGATGTGCTCTCTGCGGAGAGGACGTCGATCCTCGAGCGGATCGAGCACTTCGATACCCTGAAGTACGACTCTTTCATGGAGGCCTTCAGGGCGATCGATGCGAACTTCCGGGAGGTCTTTGCCCGTCTGACGGCGGGAAGCGGCAACCTGAACCTTGAGAACGAGGAGGATCCCTTCTCGGGGGGGCTGACGTTTGCGGTCCAGCCGCGCGGCAAGAAGGTCCAGCTCCTCTCCGCGCTTTCGGGGGGTGAGAAGTCGCTGACCACGCTGGCCTTCCTCTTCTCGATCCAGAAGTACATGCCTGCGCCGTTCTATGCCTTCGATGAGGTGGATATGTTCCTCGACGGGTCGAATGTCGAGCAGGTCGCCGCCATGATCAGGGAACTTTCCAGAAATGCCCAGTTCATCTCGGTCTCGCTGCGCAAGCCGATGATCGAGCGGGCAGACCGGATTATGGGTGTGACGATTCGCCCGGACAAGAGCACGCTGGTGACCGGTGTCGAGAACCATGCATGA
- a CDS encoding segregation/condensation protein A: MHEEPVEILVQLAERGEIDPWNIDIVDVTDRFLTELERRRELDLRISGRTLFFAATLLRMKSECLTADPFEELDEGEVLEISEDDEDDFGLADEAEPIERLEREIQRRIGRKKVRRRPVTLYELITELKAAEKEERRRHRKRAQQEEEPPIRASDVVAVAHDEDYKGATEAVLGCYDVLAPEGETVTVRALCMSLERGTIEVYIPLLFLALEGVVALWQEEYFGDVYVRRNANGQSGDA, from the coding sequence ATGCATGAGGAGCCTGTTGAGATCCTGGTCCAGCTCGCGGAGCGGGGCGAGATCGATCCCTGGAACATCGATATTGTCGATGTAACGGATCGCTTTCTCACCGAACTCGAGCGGCGCCGTGAACTCGACCTCAGGATCTCCGGACGCACCCTCTTTTTTGCGGCGACGCTGCTGCGGATGAAGTCCGAGTGCCTCACGGCAGACCCGTTTGAGGAACTGGATGAAGGGGAGGTTCTGGAAATCTCTGAGGATGACGAGGACGACTTCGGGCTTGCCGATGAGGCCGAACCGATCGAGCGGCTTGAGCGGGAGATCCAGCGGCGGATCGGACGGAAAAAGGTACGGCGCAGGCCGGTCACGCTCTATGAACTGATCACGGAGTTGAAGGCCGCAGAGAAAGAGGAGCGTCGCCGCCATCGGAAGCGCGCGCAGCAGGAGGAGGAGCCTCCGATACGCGCGAGCGACGTGGTGGCGGTGGCCCATGATGAGGACTATAAGGGTGCGACTGAGGCCGTGCTCGGGTGTTATGACGTTCTCGCTCCTGAGGGAGAGACGGTGACGGTGCGTGCCCTCTGCATGTCTCTTGAGAGGGGAACGATAGAGGTCTATATCCCGCTCCTCTTCCTCGCGCTGGAAGGGGTTGTGGCACTCTGGCAGGAAGAATACTTTGGCGATGTGTACGTGAGGAGGAATGCGAATGGACAGAGTGGCGATGCTTGA
- the scpB gene encoding SMC-Scp complex subunit ScpB, translated as MDRVAMLEAILFVADAPVEYGDVAKMLGVRREEVSALASELQKQCEGRAAPLEVLDSGETVYMVLKEEYSEFVYPLMRPEISRAVLRTLSVIAYRQPILQSDLVEVRGSGAYAHVEELLERGLVARQRSGRSYELQTTPEFSRYFKTAALSGVQEHLDLR; from the coding sequence ATGGACAGAGTGGCGATGCTTGAGGCCATCCTTTTTGTGGCCGATGCGCCGGTCGAGTACGGGGACGTAGCAAAGATGCTCGGGGTGCGGCGCGAGGAAGTGTCTGCGCTTGCTTCAGAACTTCAAAAGCAGTGTGAGGGGCGCGCAGCTCCTCTTGAGGTTCTTGATTCGGGTGAAACAGTCTATATGGTTCTGAAAGAGGAATACAGCGAGTTTGTCTATCCTCTGATGCGCCCGGAGATCTCCCGGGCGGTTTTGCGCACGCTTTCGGTGATCGCATACCGACAACCGATTCTCCAGAGCGACCTCGTCGAGGTGCGCGGGAGCGGGGCGTATGCGCATGTGGAGGAGCTTCTGGAGCGGGGACTGGTGGCGCGCCAGCGGAGCGGGCGGAGTTATGAGCTCCAGACGACCCCTGAATTCTCGCGTTATTTTAAAACGGCAGCACTCTCCGGGGTGCAAGAACACCTGGACCTCAGGTAG
- the ppcA gene encoding phosphoenolpyruvate carboxylase — protein sequence MSTQHPDNVHIPFFAENAQLGGEDEVREAYYAYSHLGCREQMWDCEGKEVDNFVVKKLLSRYGSYFDEHPLGKDVFLTLRVPNPEVEKAEAKVLLETLESIPRSYDVAHLFSGNTIPPIFQVILPMASSYPAIDNIYQYYRDFVVGQQYKRLGGREKTIADWIGRFYPEKIDVIPLFEDQPSMLNAAGIVGRYMEDKDLAYQRVFLARSDPAMNYGMVGAILLNKVALFRLHILAEETGVPVYPIIGVGSAPFRGNLGPETVDRCTAEYPSVHTFTVQSAFKYDYPQDTVRRAVATLEAREVATPMEIREEEVLPVVGKCTARYMESVTALSDLINRVAAFGPSRRMRKLHIGLFGYSRSMGGVTLPRAIAFTSALYSIGLPPELLGLDALASDDIEFLREVYVNFDADLVDAVRYFDPESEYVPTSLTKMVCDLVDVEPDPEHLECAAEVRLALKEGRTADVRSGILRAANIRHFLG from the coding sequence ATGAGTACACAACATCCTGACAATGTTCACATTCCGTTTTTCGCCGAGAATGCGCAACTTGGTGGAGAAGATGAAGTCAGGGAGGCCTACTATGCTTACTCCCATCTTGGGTGCAGGGAGCAGATGTGGGACTGTGAAGGAAAAGAAGTCGACAACTTCGTCGTCAAGAAACTCCTCTCCAGGTATGGTTCATATTTTGATGAACATCCCCTCGGAAAAGACGTCTTTCTGACGCTCAGGGTACCGAACCCTGAGGTGGAGAAGGCGGAGGCGAAGGTCCTTCTTGAGACCCTGGAGAGTATCCCGCGCTCCTATGATGTTGCCCATCTCTTCTCAGGGAACACGATCCCTCCGATCTTCCAGGTCATCCTCCCGATGGCGTCATCGTACCCTGCCATCGATAACATCTATCAGTATTACCGCGACTTTGTGGTCGGTCAGCAATACAAACGGCTCGGTGGACGCGAGAAAACAATTGCCGATTGGATCGGGCGGTTTTACCCGGAAAAGATCGACGTGATCCCGCTCTTTGAAGACCAACCGAGCATGCTCAATGCCGCCGGCATTGTCGGTCGTTACATGGAGGACAAAGACCTCGCCTACCAGCGGGTCTTCCTCGCGCGTTCGGACCCGGCGATGAACTACGGGATGGTGGGTGCGATTCTCCTCAACAAAGTTGCGCTCTTCCGCCTTCATATCCTGGCCGAGGAGACGGGCGTCCCGGTCTATCCGATCATCGGTGTCGGGTCCGCCCCGTTCAGGGGAAATCTCGGTCCCGAAACCGTGGATCGATGTACCGCCGAGTACCCGAGTGTTCATACTTTCACAGTCCAGTCGGCATTCAAGTACGACTATCCCCAGGACACGGTCCGCCGTGCGGTGGCAACCCTCGAGGCGCGCGAGGTCGCGACCCCGATGGAGATCAGAGAAGAAGAAGTGCTCCCGGTGGTCGGGAAGTGCACGGCGCGGTACATGGAAAGCGTCACTGCGCTTTCCGACCTCATCAACCGGGTCGCCGCCTTTGGACCCAGTCGGAGAATGCGCAAACTCCATATCGGGCTCTTTGGCTACTCCCGGAGCATGGGCGGGGTCACCCTTCCCAGGGCGATCGCCTTCACCTCGGCGCTGTACTCGATCGGTCTTCCCCCCGAACTTCTCGGCCTCGACGCCCTTGCGTCCGACGACATCGAGTTCCTGCGCGAGGTCTATGTGAACTTCGACGCTGATCTGGTCGACGCAGTGCGGTACTTCGATCCCGAGTCCGAGTATGTCCCGACATCCCTGACGAAGATGGTCTGCGACCTCGTCGACGTCGAACCTGACCCGGAGCACCTCGAGTGCGCGGCCGAGGTCCGCCTGGCCCTGAAGGAAGGTCGGACTGCGGATGTCAGGTCCGGGATCTTGAGGGCGGCGAACATCAGGCATTTCCTGGGATGA
- a CDS encoding PEGA domain-containing protein: MTQNKAWATVVLAVALSLLCGIVVAEEASLDWTYETGATVRGVSVSADGTAVAAGGDDGKVTLLGRDGAVLWEKKAQANVNSVSVAPNGSAVGAASSDNHVYLYEINGERRWSYLLPGRGFAVAVADGGAYVAAGGSDDRVYLLDGDGEVLWKYYVGSDVLATAVTPDGSLVAAGSTDEQLYLFNASGKLLWSTPVFSDVLGVSCSPDSQYIVAGTSEGRAYLFSVDGEKIWEFRAGGSVTSVSMTEDARSVAAGSLDRTFSILDRNGESILSEETGTAVRGVALTADGLTLVTGSGDHMVRAYTLSLAEPQETPTAVPPPLTTAEPTPATGAMTVSSNPPGAAVYMDNLLVGKTPVTVPDLEPGNHTVTLELEGYEPWTGDFRVLAGTTVTVNGTLMQRPETTQTQAGTPIPVMAIFGAMFAVVVIGLKKKD, translated from the coding sequence ATGACACAGAACAAAGCATGGGCGACGGTCGTCCTGGCCGTTGCCCTCTCTCTCCTCTGCGGCATAGTGGTCGCAGAAGAGGCCTCCCTTGACTGGACCTACGAGACCGGTGCAACGGTGCGCGGGGTCTCGGTCTCTGCCGACGGCACGGCGGTGGCGGCAGGGGGAGACGATGGGAAGGTCACGCTCCTTGGACGCGATGGAGCGGTGCTCTGGGAGAAGAAGGCACAGGCGAACGTGAACAGCGTCTCGGTCGCACCGAACGGGAGCGCGGTGGGCGCGGCCTCCTCCGACAACCATGTCTATCTCTATGAGATCAACGGCGAGAGGCGCTGGAGTTATCTCCTGCCGGGAAGAGGGTTTGCCGTCGCGGTCGCCGACGGCGGGGCATATGTGGCCGCCGGAGGGTCGGACGACCGGGTCTACCTCCTGGACGGAGATGGAGAGGTCCTCTGGAAATATTATGTCGGATCCGACGTCCTCGCCACGGCCGTCACTCCAGACGGATCGCTGGTCGCCGCAGGGTCGACCGACGAACAGCTCTATCTCTTCAACGCCTCGGGAAAACTTCTCTGGTCCACCCCGGTCTTCAGTGATGTGCTGGGGGTCTCGTGTTCCCCCGATAGCCAGTATATCGTTGCAGGCACCTCTGAGGGTCGGGCATATCTCTTCTCCGTCGACGGCGAAAAAATATGGGAGTTTCGGGCCGGCGGATCGGTCACGTCGGTCTCCATGACCGAAGACGCCCGGAGTGTCGCAGCCGGTTCGCTTGACAGAACATTCTCGATCCTTGACCGGAACGGTGAGAGCATCCTGTCCGAAGAGACCGGAACGGCGGTCAGGGGTGTTGCCCTCACCGCCGACGGCCTCACGCTGGTGACCGGTAGCGGTGACCACATGGTGCGAGCCTATACGCTCTCCCTCGCAGAACCGCAGGAGACACCGACGGCCGTCCCGCCGCCGCTCACCACGGCAGAACCCACGCCGGCGACGGGTGCCATGACCGTCTCCTCCAATCCTCCAGGCGCCGCAGTCTATATGGACAACCTCCTCGTCGGCAAGACGCCGGTCACCGTCCCCGACCTCGAGCCCGGCAACCACACCGTCACGCTCGAACTCGAGGGCTATGAGCCCTGGACCGGAGATTTCCGCGTTCTGGCCGGAACGACGGTGACGGTCAACGGCACACTTATGCAACGTCCGGAAACGACGCAGACGCAGGCAGGGACGCCGATCCCGGTCATGGCCATTTTCGGGGCCATGTTCGCTGTGGTCGTCATCGGCCTGAAGAAAAAGGACTAG
- a CDS encoding glutamate--tRNA ligase, with protein MDAALRRILYIYALENAAKHGSVPRAKAVMGKVLGTHPELRPHAKELPAALEEVLAEVATMAPEAWKAKLAELAPEVVDEMDAGKKKETKKELPPLEEAEDGVVMRFAPNPSGPLHLGHARAAFLNDAYVKRYGGRYVLRIEDTDPRRVDPDAYRMVQEDIEWMGLGVTDIVYQSDRMDIYYDLCRKLIEIGGAYVCTCDAGRFRELKLAKKACPCRAHTVEENLELWEQMLSGGFAEGQVTVRVKTDLEHPDPAIRDFSIFRIVDSPAHPRIEAKVYPLMNFSVVVDDHLLGITHVIRGKDHIANTRRQRYIFDYFGWKPPVYRHYGRMSIEGLVLSTSSMHQGIDEGTYTGWDDVHLGTLRAIARRGIQPEAVRRAMVDLGTGDTDISFSWENLYAQNKAVIDETSDRFFFVPNPVRYEVEGAPEQRARVPLYPGDEKRGVRELAFTSAVVLPAAEVEGAGMVRLKDLFNIELKGEGQAAYAGDDLAAAREAKAPIIQWLPAEYGIPCTLRTPEGDIAGVCEPEVTEHVGGTVQFERVGFARIDRVEDGRVVAFFAHR; from the coding sequence ATGGACGCGGCGCTCAGACGGATCCTCTACATCTACGCGCTCGAGAACGCGGCAAAGCACGGCAGCGTTCCCAGGGCAAAGGCGGTGATGGGCAAGGTGCTCGGTACCCACCCCGAACTCAGGCCGCACGCAAAAGAACTCCCGGCCGCCCTCGAGGAGGTGCTGGCCGAGGTGGCGACGATGGCGCCGGAGGCATGGAAGGCGAAGCTTGCCGAACTCGCCCCCGAGGTCGTCGACGAGATGGACGCCGGGAAGAAGAAGGAGACCAAAAAAGAACTTCCCCCCCTGGAAGAGGCCGAGGACGGCGTGGTGATGCGGTTCGCCCCGAACCCCTCAGGCCCGCTCCATCTGGGCCACGCCCGCGCGGCGTTTCTCAACGACGCCTATGTGAAGCGGTACGGCGGGCGGTATGTCCTGCGGATCGAAGATACCGACCCGCGCCGGGTGGACCCTGACGCCTACCGGATGGTCCAGGAGGATATCGAGTGGATGGGACTCGGGGTGACCGATATCGTCTACCAGTCCGACCGGATGGATATCTACTATGACCTGTGCAGGAAGCTCATCGAGATCGGCGGGGCCTATGTCTGCACCTGCGACGCGGGGCGGTTCAGGGAATTGAAACTGGCAAAGAAGGCTTGCCCGTGCCGGGCCCATACGGTGGAGGAGAACCTGGAGCTCTGGGAGCAGATGCTCTCGGGCGGGTTTGCCGAGGGGCAGGTGACGGTACGGGTGAAGACTGATCTGGAACACCCTGACCCGGCGATCCGGGACTTCTCCATCTTCAGGATCGTCGATTCGCCAGCACACCCGCGGATCGAGGCGAAGGTCTACCCGCTGATGAATTTCTCGGTGGTGGTCGACGACCATCTCCTCGGGATCACCCATGTGATCAGGGGCAAGGACCATATCGCCAACACCAGACGGCAGCGCTATATCTTCGACTACTTCGGGTGGAAGCCGCCGGTATACCGTCATTATGGGCGGATGTCCATCGAGGGGCTGGTCCTTTCGACCTCCTCAATGCACCAGGGGATCGACGAGGGCACGTACACCGGGTGGGACGACGTCCACCTGGGGACCCTGCGGGCGATCGCACGCCGGGGGATCCAGCCCGAAGCGGTGCGCCGGGCGATGGTCGATCTCGGGACCGGCGACACGGACATCTCGTTCTCGTGGGAGAACCTGTATGCCCAGAACAAGGCGGTCATCGACGAGACTTCGGACCGGTTCTTCTTTGTCCCGAACCCCGTACGCTACGAGGTGGAGGGGGCGCCCGAACAGAGGGCACGGGTGCCGCTTTACCCCGGCGACGAGAAGAGAGGCGTGCGCGAACTCGCCTTCACCAGTGCGGTCGTCCTCCCGGCGGCCGAAGTGGAGGGGGCGGGGATGGTCCGCCTCAAAGACCTCTTCAACATCGAACTGAAAGGAGAAGGGCAGGCGGCCTATGCCGGCGACGACCTCGCGGCGGCCCGCGAGGCGAAGGCCCCGATCATCCAGTGGCTGCCGGCGGAATACGGGATCCCGTGCACCCTCCGCACGCCTGAGGGCGATATCGCCGGGGTCTGCGAGCCCGAGGTGACAGAGCACGTCGGCGGGACGGTCCAGTTCGAGCGGGTGGGCTTTGCCAGGATCGACCGGGTCGAGGACGGCCGGGTCGTCGCGTTCTTCGCTCACCGCTGA
- a CDS encoding polyprenyl synthetase family protein, translating to MSEDLKDYLERTAEQVDLMLDRYFGDAFGELFKASAHLLLAGGKRLRPAVLLLSAESVRPGSSDDLMHAAVALEMTHTFTLIHDDIMDGDATRRGAPTVHVKWDEPTAILAGDVLYAKAFEFITHAIADDRARVKAVAMLARTCAEICEGQHQDMAFETAEREIEGFEYIEMAGKKTGALYAASAAIGGILAGGNAVQVDALYQYGMNAGIAFQIQDDLIDLLAPPEKSGKDRGSDLREGKQTLIAITAREKGLDLAQYRRSDLTPEELDRAIAELEEAGVVDAVREIAEEKVATARRALSVLPECTERQHLDDLVEFFISRSF from the coding sequence ATGAGCGAAGATCTCAAAGATTATCTGGAGAGAACCGCCGAGCAGGTCGACTTGATGCTCGATCGGTATTTCGGTGACGCCTTTGGTGAACTCTTTAAGGCAAGTGCGCATCTGCTCCTCGCAGGCGGGAAACGCCTGCGGCCGGCGGTGCTCCTTCTCTCGGCCGAGTCGGTGCGCCCCGGATCCTCCGACGACCTGATGCACGCAGCGGTCGCCCTGGAGATGACGCACACCTTCACCCTCATCCATGACGATATCATGGACGGGGACGCGACGCGGCGAGGTGCCCCGACGGTCCACGTGAAATGGGACGAGCCGACGGCCATTCTGGCAGGCGATGTCCTCTATGCAAAGGCCTTCGAGTTCATCACCCACGCGATCGCCGACGACCGGGCGCGGGTGAAGGCGGTGGCGATGCTGGCACGGACATGCGCCGAGATCTGTGAGGGGCAACACCAGGATATGGCCTTCGAGACGGCCGAACGGGAGATCGAGGGCTTTGAATATATCGAGATGGCCGGGAAGAAGACCGGAGCGCTGTATGCGGCTTCGGCGGCCATCGGCGGGATTCTGGCCGGAGGGAACGCTGTCCAGGTCGATGCTCTCTACCAGTACGGGATGAACGCCGGGATCGCCTTCCAGATCCAGGACGACCTCATCGACCTCCTCGCACCTCCCGAGAAGAGCGGGAAGGACCGCGGTTCAGACCTGCGCGAGGGGAAGCAGACGCTCATCGCGATCACGGCTCGGGAGAAGGGGCTTGATCTCGCTCAGTACCGCCGGTCCGACCTCACCCCCGAGGAACTGGACCGGGCGATCGCCGAACTGGAAGAGGCCGGTGTGGTCGACGCGGTCCGCGAGATCGCAGAAGAAAAAGTGGCGACGGCCAGGCGCGCCCTCTCGGTCCTGCCCGAGTGCACGGAACGCCAGCACCTGGACGACCTCGTGGAGTTCTTCATCAGCAGGAGCTTCTAA